From Pyrenophora tritici-repentis strain M4 chromosome 1, whole genome shotgun sequence, the proteins below share one genomic window:
- a CDS encoding hydrolase (HAD superfamily), whose translation MPGVTNQVRQRTLILDLGDVLFHWSARDLTVFSPQTFHAVILSPTWSEYESGRITEEKAISLIGEELSLKPSDIAEGLLQCRNTLRVDSDLINELKKLKAEFQGSLKVYAMSNITKDDFARLKLILPDWSLFDAEYPSFEAGMTKLELAFFQHVIDDIGLSDPTSAIFVDDKVGNVNRARSFGIQGIVFGPSTDLIRELRNMLYDPVPRARQFMETSSKKNTCYIEGGGEFLDSFSQFLIHYELRDTSLISLSRADAPAAEVKKTIEQAAREARTWNYFIGEPVGTTKSFPNDIDSTSTYLLAFSPPAASANPVLDRIAANRHATEGLAMIYWCEKRPRIDPFVLVNAIRAFYHYNRGVEMQPELNYVRRILLHRGYVEGSEMYISGEPFLYFVSCLIAENPNAPEVQTLREPAAAVLRDYVNSKGDSFCVTARVLACQKLGVDPQSDIRYLKSLQEVDGGWELGWPCKFGRSRKRIGSRSVSTAWAIKALEHDARKFQNGTNGTKLERALGK comes from the exons ATGCCTGGCGTGACGAATCAGGTTCGACAACGGACACTTATCCTCGATCTGGGGGACGTGCTCTTCCACTGGTCTGCCCGCGACCTCACGGTCTTCTCTCCCCAAACATTCCACGCCGTCATTCTATCACCAACATGGAGCGAATATGAGAGTGGCCGGATAACCGAAGAGAAAGCTATCTCGCTTATTGGCGAGGAGCTCTCACTCAAGCCCTCTGACATTGCAGAAGGACTCTTGCAATGTCGCAACACGTTGCGAGTCGACTCGGACCTCATCAACGAACTCAAGAAGCTCAAGGCCGAGTTCCAAGGAAGCCTCAAAGTTTACGCTATGAGCAACATAACCAAGGATGATTTCGCACGCCTCAAGCTCATACTGCCAGATTGGAGCTTGTTCGATGCCGAATACCCATCCTTCGAGGCCGGTATGACCAAGCTAGAGCTGGCTTTTTTCCAGCACGTCATAGACGACATCGGACTGAGCGACCCCACCTCCGCTATCTTCGTCGACGACAAAGTCGGCAATGTTAACAGAGCGCGTTCTTTCGGTATACAAGGAATCGTGTTCGGACCATCAACTGATCTTATACGCGAGCTCCGCAACATGCTCTATGATCCCGTGCCCCGGGCACGGCAATTCATGGAGACTAGCTCGAAGAAGAACACGTGCTATATTGAGGGCGGCGGCGAGTTTCTCGATTCCTTCTCTCAGTTTCTCATCCATTATGAATTGAGGGACACCAGTCTTATCAGCTTGTCACGTGCTGATGCCCCGGCGGCGGAGGTGAAGAAAACTATTGAGCAGGCTGCTCGGGAAGCGAGAACGTGGAACTACTTTATCGGCGAGCCAGTCGGCACAACAAAGTCCT TCCCAAATGACATCGACTCCACATCGACTTACCTGCTTGCTTTCTCCCCACCTGCGGCCTCAGCCAATCCTGTCTTGGACCGCATCGCCGCAAACCGCCACGCCACAGAAGGCCTTGCCATGATCTACTGGTGCGAAAAGCGACCTCGCATCGACCCCTTCGTCCTGGTCAACGCTATCCGCGCCTTCTACCACTACAACCGCGGCGTAGAGATGCAACCCGAGCTCAACTACGTCCGGCGCATCCTACTCCACCGCGGTTACGTCGAAGGCTCTGAGATGTACATTTCCGGTGAACCCTTCTTGTACTTTGTATCCTGCCTCATTGCGGAGAACCCAAATGCACCAGAGGTTCAGACGCTGCGGGAGCCTGCGGCTGCTGTTCTTCGCGACTATGTTAACAGCAAAGGTGATTCTTTCTGTGTTACGGCACGTGTGCTTGCTTGTCAGAAACTTGGTGTGGATCCGCAGTCGGATATCCGTTATCTCAAGAGCTTGCAGGAGGTCGATGGCGGTTGGGAACTTGGTTGGCCGTGTAAGTTTGGAAGGAGTAGGAAGAGGATTGGGAGTCGTTCTGTCTCTACTGCGTGGGCTATCAAGGCACTTGAGCATGACGCGCGGAAGTTTCAGAATGGCACTAATGGGACGAAGCTTGAGAGGGCTCTTGGTAAATGA
- a CDS encoding ProP, Permease major facilitator superfamily has product MRFLELRGKSLIAIILLTSGFDFLLFGYDQGLFGGILGGQRFKDMLGNPDPTMTGLVTAIYDIGCAIGAVVAFVFGEKIGRKRSIILANLIVVFGAAIQTASFEYWQMFVSRIIAGVGVGLSTVAVPILQSETLPAHNRGSLLVVQSALIIIGVAIASWLCFATLYADNSLQWRFPVACQILFSLIVLALCPFLCETPRWLASRGKIDEAKHTISRLLDKPIDDEEVQGQLQEILDAIEAESNEEEPSWSEVFSNATKTRNLHRVILGMGPYLMNQWSGINALCYYLAFILQEYLGYSPSMSLILASVAFTQYAIFSWPPYFYIDKIGRRWSVMGSSAGCAICMFLIAGCLSKNSFSSAAAAVAFMFLYLDCFTLGILPVSWSYSAEIQPLRVRNKATAVGVFSHWMSNFVVVMVTPIGLDNIRGHYFWVWAVVCASFVPLTYFFGVETSGRTLEEIDIMFFEKPRLCMGLNKENRTVIRVSKSDEEERYRKFAHANEKQEAVMSERISSDN; this is encoded by the exons ATGCGTTTTCTCGAGCTTAGGGGCAAGAGCCTCATTGCTATCATTTTGTTGACTTCGGGGTTTGACTTTCTCCTTTTTGGAT ATGATCAAGGTCTCTTCGGCGGTATCCTTGGCGGTCAACGCTTCAAGGACATGCTGGGCAACCCAGACCCGACAATGACTGGCCTTGTCACAGCTATTTACGATATAGGATGTGCGATTGGTGCTGTTGTGGCATTCGTCTTTGGAGAGAAAATTGGGCGTAAACGATCCATCATCCTGGCAAACCTCATTGTCGTCTTCGGGGCTGCAATTCAGACTGCTAGTTTTGAATACTG GCAAATGTTCGTCTCACGCATTATTGCCGGCGTCGGTGTCGGGCTCTCCACCGTTGCGGTGCCGATTCTGCAATCGGAAACTCTGCCTGCGCATAACCGTGGCTCCCTACTGGTCGTACAGTCGGCTTTGATCATCATTGGTGTAGCCATCGCGTCCTGGCTATGTTTCGCGACACTTTACGCCGACAACTCGCTACAGTGGCGCTTCCCGGTCGCTTGCCAGATCCTCTTCTCCCTCATCGTGCTGGCTCTATGCCCGTTCTTGTGTGAGACACCACGTTGGCTGGCATCGCGTGGCAAGATCGATGAG GCCAAGCATACGATTAGCAGGCTTCTGGACAAGCCCATCGATGACGAAGAGGTCCAGGGTCAACTCCAGGAAATCCTCGACGCTATCGAAGCTGAGAGTAACGAAGAAGAGCCGAGCTGGAGCGAAGTGTTTAGCAACGCCACCAAGACTCGCAACCTACATCGTGTCATTCTCGGTATGGGCCCATACCTCATGAACCAATGGTCGGGTATCAAC GCGCTATGCTACTACCTCGCATTCATTCTCCAGGAATACCTCGGTTACTCCCCCAGCATGTCTCTTATCCTAGCCTCCGTCGCATTCACCCAATACGCGATCTTCTCCTGGCCCCCATACTTCTACATTGACAAGATCGGACGTAGATGGTCGGTCATGGGTTCTTCAGCTGGTTGTGCGATTTGCATGTTCCTGATCGCTGGTTGTCTTTCCAAGAACAGCTTCTCTAGCGCCGCCGCAGCTGTCGCATTCATGTTTCTCTACCTCGACTGTTTCACCCTCGGAATCTTACCTGTATCTTGGTCTTATTCAGCCGAGATCCAGCCTCTCCGCGTACGCAACAAAGCCACAGCCGTCGGCGTCTTTTCTCATTGGATGAGCAACTTCGTCGTGGTTATGGTTACGCCCATCGGTCTTGATAATATCCGCGGCCATTACTTCTGGGTCTGGGCTGTCGTCTGCGCTTCCTTTGTCCCGCTGACGTATTTCTTTGGTGTTGAGACGTCTGGACGTACGCTGGAGGAGATTGACATCATGTTCTTCGAGAAGCCAAGATTGTGCATGGGACTGAACAAGGAGAACAGGACGGTCATCAGGGTGAGCAAGTCCGACGAGGAGGAGAGGTACAGGAAGTTTGCGCACGCAAACGAGAAGCAGGAAGCAGTCATGTCGGAGAGGATAAGCTCGGACAACTAG
- a CDS encoding VTC multi-domain protein gives MRFGQQLKQSLNKEWIFYYIDYEGLKNSLRVHHIWDEKSEQSFVEQLEKELEKVYTFQRVKAEEIIRRIAASEKEVNDAVARSQQAPEQAESFEEDFDLLEEDLSDIIADVHDLAKFTQLNYTGFQKIIKKHDKNTSWYLKPVFAARLKRKPFFQDNYDSYVVKLSRLYDIVRTRGNPVKGDASAGGKQQNFVRQTTKYWVHPDNILELKLIVLKHLPVLVFNPNKEFNEEDSAITSIYFDNTETWELYEGRLKKTEGAEAIRLRWYGGMSSDTIFIERKTHREDWTGEESVKARFKLKEKNVNAYLRGELRPEQIFEKERREQKRPEKDIASDEQLAREIQYRVLTRKLEPVTRSFYHRTAFQLPGDARVRISLDTELTMTREDNLDGKKRSGDNWRRTDIGVDWPFKQLPKEDKELFPYAVLEVKLQTQAGGEPPQWIRDLTSSHLVEAVPKFSKYIHGTATLNPKRIHLIPYWYPQMDVDIRKPVTHKFGIERPGASNDISTSGR, from the exons ATGAG ATTCGGACAGCAGCTCAAGCAGTCGCTCAACAAGGAGTGGATCTTTTACTACATCGATTATGAGGGCCTTAAGAACTCCCTGCGCGTCCACCACATCTGGGACGAGAAGTCGGAGCAGAGTTTCGTCGAGCAGTTGGAGAAGGAGCTCGAGAAGGTCTACACGTTCCAGCGCGTCAAGGCCGAGGAAATCATCCGTCGCATAGCAGCCTCGGAGAAGGAGGTTAACGATGCCGTCGCGCGCTCCCAGCAGGCGCCCGAACAGGCCGAGAGTTTCGAGGAGGACTTTGATCTGCTCGAAGAGGATCTCAGCGACATCATCGCCGATGTCCACGACCTGGCAAAGTTTACGCAGCTAAACTACACGGGCTTCCAGAAGATTATCAAGAAGCATGAC AAAAACACAAGCTGGTACCTCAAGCCCGTCTTCGCCGCCCGTCTCAAGCGCAAGCCCTTCTTCCAGGACAACTACGACTCGTACGTAGTGAAGCTCTCGCGACTCTACGATATCGTTCGCACGCGCGGTAACCCGGTCAAAGGAGATGCATCGGCAGGAGGAAAGCAACAGAACTTTGTGCGCCAAACCACAAAATATTGGGTACATCCGGATAACATCCTTGAGTTGAAGCTCATTGTCTTGAAGCACTTGCCTGTGCTCGTCTTCAACCCTAACAAGGAATTCAACGAGGAGGACTCTGCCATTACATCCATCTACTTTGACAACACCGAGACATGGGAGCTATACGAGGGCCGTTTGAAGAAAACCGAAGGAGCTGAGGCGATCCGTCTGCGATGGTATGGAGGCATGTCAAGCGACACCATCTTTATCGAGCGCAAGACACATCGCGAGGACTGGACAGGTGAGGAGTCGGTCAAGGCACGCTTTAAGCTTAAGGAGAAGAATGTCAACGCATACCTCCGTGGTGAGCTCAGGCCCGAGCAGATCTTTGAGAAGGAGCGCAGGGAACAGAAGAGGCCGGAGAAGGACATTGCTTCTGACGAGCAGCTGGCACGAGAGATTCAGTACCGCGTCCTCACCCGCAAACTCGAACCCGTCACTCGTTCCTTCTACCACCGCACCGCCTTCCAACTTCCCGGGGATGCCCGCGTCCGTATCTCACTCGATACCGAGCTCACCATGACCCGCGAGGATAACCTGGATGGCAAGAAGCGCTCTGGAGATAACTGGCGTCGCACAGACATTGGTGTAGACTGGCCATTCAAGCAGCTACCCAAAGAGGACAAGGAACTCTTCCCTTATGCTGTTCTTGAGGTCAAGCTTCAGACACAAGCTGGAGGAGAGCCACCGCAGTGGATCCGTGACCTGACCTCGTCTCATCTTGTCGAGGCTGTGCCCAAGTTTTCCAAGTACATCCACGGTACCGCCACGCTTAACCCCAAGCGCATCCACCTGATCCCATACTGGTACCCGCAGATGGATGTAGACATCCGCAAGCCTGTCACTCACAAGTTCGGTATTGAGCGCCCCGGCGCAAGCAACGACATCAGCACCAGTG GACGATGA